From a single Gimesia fumaroli genomic region:
- a CDS encoding PAS domain S-box protein, whose translation MTQKKSLQNPPVDSPFPGVNVTELKTSDFLQNLVQIDHQLLRNILANTPLIIWAVDRNGIVTFSEGGGLRKVGYQPGEWVGRSIFEEYSDDPELISIFRKTLRGEALRLERSFDNLILDVEYTPLFDEQGDVDGFLSVATDITEKTLSQEELRLSEERFSKIFQVNPIAMCITEMETGIFVEVNEGFLSALQCSREDILGQSALDIGFWPNKDKRQKMIEQVKQEGTARELFFDFVNPKGARICALLSAVQIYFRGENLLLSCVKDVTGEHQALEDLEKLNEHLEARVVSRTAELQHAHSILNEEYKKRNRLYRALQQTEAKWRSLVTNAPDTILTLDRDGTILYVNHKIASLGMEEIIGSSIFQYMKTEDISKAKQILQEVFQTGTPQVMETEGLNTEGKKALYSCRVGAMVSGGIIIAAMVIATDITHQKQAEQELVRRRAELAHLSRLSTMGELAAELSHELNQPLAAINNYTNGCIRRIRSGTTSLDKLIEPLEEMSRQAQRASETIKRLRRHVQKSDVEHKPLDLNGVIQNSISLLEHEIQRNFVTLHLELSPGPLQTIGDAIQIEQVLVNLIINAIEAMAEIPVEERKLIIQSDRDQDGNLVICVTDSGIGLKKEEEKSIFETFYTTKQKGLGVGLSISQTIIEAHGGKLHPRRNKKGTSFFITLPAINGDNHRGF comes from the coding sequence GAATTGTGACCTTCTCAGAAGGAGGAGGATTGAGAAAGGTAGGCTATCAACCTGGTGAATGGGTTGGCAGGTCTATCTTTGAAGAGTATTCCGATGATCCGGAGTTGATCTCTATCTTCAGAAAAACGTTGAGAGGTGAAGCATTACGCTTGGAAAGATCGTTTGATAACCTGATTTTAGACGTAGAATACACGCCCCTGTTTGACGAGCAGGGAGATGTGGATGGTTTTCTGTCCGTGGCAACGGATATTACAGAAAAAACGCTTTCGCAAGAGGAACTGCGACTCTCCGAGGAACGATTCAGTAAAATCTTCCAGGTCAACCCGATTGCGATGTGCATCACGGAAATGGAAACGGGAATTTTCGTTGAAGTTAATGAGGGCTTTCTGTCTGCCCTGCAATGCAGCCGGGAAGATATCCTGGGACAAAGTGCTTTGGACATTGGTTTCTGGCCGAACAAAGACAAACGCCAGAAAATGATTGAACAGGTAAAACAGGAGGGCACAGCGCGGGAACTGTTTTTCGATTTTGTGAACCCGAAAGGCGCCCGAATCTGTGCCTTATTGTCGGCAGTCCAGATTTATTTTCGGGGCGAAAACCTGCTACTCTCCTGTGTTAAAGATGTTACCGGAGAACATCAGGCACTGGAAGACCTGGAAAAATTAAATGAGCACCTCGAAGCCAGAGTCGTATCTCGAACAGCTGAACTTCAACACGCACATTCCATTCTGAACGAAGAGTATAAAAAACGGAATCGGCTCTATCGTGCACTACAGCAGACTGAAGCCAAATGGCGCTCTCTGGTTACCAACGCCCCCGATACGATTTTGACCCTGGACCGTGATGGTACCATCCTCTACGTCAACCACAAGATCGCATCGTTGGGAATGGAAGAGATTATTGGGTCATCCATCTTCCAATACATGAAGACCGAGGACATCTCTAAAGCTAAACAGATCCTGCAAGAAGTCTTCCAGACTGGCACTCCCCAAGTCATGGAAACGGAAGGCCTCAACACCGAGGGAAAGAAAGCCCTCTATTCCTGTCGTGTAGGGGCCATGGTGAGTGGGGGCATCATTATCGCTGCGATGGTTATTGCCACCGATATCACACACCAGAAACAGGCTGAGCAGGAGCTGGTGCGACGTCGTGCTGAACTCGCGCATCTTTCCCGCCTGTCGACCATGGGTGAACTGGCAGCAGAATTGTCCCACGAATTGAATCAGCCACTCGCGGCCATCAACAATTACACCAATGGTTGTATCCGCCGGATTCGATCCGGGACAACCAGCCTGGATAAGTTAATCGAACCACTGGAAGAAATGTCGCGCCAGGCCCAGCGTGCCAGCGAAACTATCAAACGCCTGCGTCGTCATGTCCAGAAGAGTGATGTCGAACACAAGCCACTCGATCTGAACGGGGTGATCCAGAATTCAATTTCATTACTGGAACACGAAATACAACGAAACTTTGTGACATTACACCTGGAATTAAGTCCGGGCCCACTGCAGACAATTGGCGATGCCATTCAAATTGAACAGGTACTGGTCAATCTTATCATAAATGCCATCGAAGCCATGGCGGAGATACCCGTCGAAGAACGAAAACTGATCATTCAATCAGATAGGGACCAGGATGGAAATCTGGTTATTTGTGTAACTGATAGTGGAATAGGTTTGAAAAAAGAGGAAGAAAAATCTATCTTCGAAACGTTCTATACAACTAAACAAAAAGGACTAGGGGTAGGCTTGTCCATTAGCCAGACAATTATAGAAGCGCACGGCGGCAAACTACACCCTCGTCGAAATAAAAAAGGGACGAGTTTTTTCATAACTCTGCCTGCAATCAATGGAGATAATCATCGTGGTTTCTGA
- a CDS encoding response regulator transcription factor translates to MEIIIVVSDVMTINQEATVFVVDDDPAIRKSLRWLIESVGLKVQTHELASEFLESYSPDSPGCLVLDVRIPGMSGLELQEKLRERGYDIPVIIVSGYGDVPMAVRAMKAGAIDFLEKPVSDQVLLDYIQKGIEQDIKNKQARLQNKELIERKESLTRREREVMEYVVSGLSSREIAEKLTVSFKTVEAHRAKIMKKMQVKSVPKLIQMDLQIQGTAPAGSRQL, encoded by the coding sequence ATGGAGATAATCATCGTGGTTTCTGACGTTATGACAATCAATCAGGAAGCGACTGTATTTGTAGTTGATGACGATCCGGCAATACGAAAATCACTCCGGTGGCTTATCGAATCCGTCGGTCTCAAAGTTCAGACCCATGAACTGGCCAGCGAGTTTCTGGAAAGTTATTCTCCCGATTCTCCTGGCTGTCTTGTTCTGGACGTTCGCATACCGGGCATGAGCGGCCTGGAACTCCAGGAGAAACTCCGCGAACGGGGATATGATATTCCCGTAATTATCGTCTCTGGATACGGCGATGTTCCGATGGCAGTGCGTGCCATGAAAGCGGGCGCAATTGACTTTTTAGAAAAACCAGTGAGTGATCAGGTTTTGCTGGATTACATTCAAAAAGGAATCGAGCAGGATATCAAAAATAAGCAGGCGCGGTTACAAAACAAAGAGCTCATTGAGCGAAAAGAATCGCTGACCCGCCGGGAGCGGGAAGTGATGGAGTATGTTGTGTCCGGTCTTTCCAGCCGCGAGATTGCAGAGAAACTGACCGTCAGCTTTAAAACAGTGGAAGCACACCGTGCTAAAATCATGAAAAAAATGCAGGTCAAAAGCGTTCCCAAGCTGATTCAAATGGATTTGCAAATTCAAGGGACCGCGCCAGCCGGCTCCAGACAGCTCTGA
- the fhcD gene encoding formylmethanofuran--tetrahydromethanopterin N-formyltransferase, whose translation MNTQTELELNGVPICDTFAEAFTTVGTRIIVTALTESWVKIAAAEVSGYATSVIACDAEAGVEKFLTPEESPDGRPGVSLMFFAFSRSALEKAVTNRVGQCILTCPTTACYSGLTDSDPEKEIALGSQLRFFGDGFQVSKKWGNRRLWRIPVMDGEFVCEDRVGTFKGVAGGNLLICATDQKKGLLATEAAVAAMQTLEQIILPFPGGIVRSGSKVGSRYTKLKASTNDAYCPTVRAQTTSELPEGTGCVYEIVIDGDSFDAVQQAMQAGLIAISQQPGVLEITAGNYGGKLGKHHFHLKDLVKTSGL comes from the coding sequence TTGAATACTCAAACTGAACTGGAATTGAATGGCGTTCCCATTTGTGACACGTTTGCAGAAGCATTCACGACCGTAGGAACTCGAATTATTGTGACGGCACTGACAGAGTCCTGGGTCAAAATTGCAGCAGCCGAGGTCAGTGGCTATGCCACAAGTGTTATCGCCTGTGATGCGGAAGCCGGTGTCGAAAAATTTCTGACTCCTGAAGAAAGTCCAGATGGACGGCCAGGGGTCAGCCTGATGTTTTTCGCATTCAGCCGTTCTGCTTTGGAAAAAGCAGTCACGAACCGGGTGGGCCAATGCATTCTCACCTGTCCCACAACCGCCTGTTATTCCGGGCTGACCGACTCTGATCCGGAAAAAGAGATCGCACTGGGAAGCCAGCTCCGCTTTTTTGGAGATGGCTTTCAGGTTTCCAAGAAATGGGGCAACCGCCGGCTCTGGCGAATACCCGTGATGGATGGGGAATTCGTTTGTGAAGATCGGGTTGGCACATTCAAAGGAGTGGCAGGAGGCAACCTGCTCATCTGTGCGACGGATCAAAAAAAAGGGCTGCTAGCGACAGAAGCCGCTGTTGCCGCCATGCAGACATTGGAACAGATCATTCTGCCTTTCCCCGGAGGGATCGTTCGAAGCGGCAGCAAAGTCGGCTCACGCTATACCAAACTGAAAGCCAGTACCAACGATGCCTACTGCCCGACGGTACGCGCACAGACCACATCAGAACTGCCTGAGGGTACCGGCTGTGTTTACGAAATCGTTATCGATGGAGACTCATTCGACGCGGTGCAGCAGGCAATGCAGGCTGGTTTAATTGCCATCAGCCAACAACCAGGGGTTCTGGAAATCACAGCAGGAAACTATGGTGGAAAGTTAGGAAAACACCATTTTCACCTGAAGGACCTCGTGAAGACCTCTGGCCTGTAA
- a CDS encoding 2-oxoglutarate dehydrogenase E1 component, whose amino-acid sequence MLDKPDAVSSHFDDNGHYESQLPEELVNEISSESLTFVEELYASYLKSPGSVSQEWQDFFARFPHKITRKQRPGFGPSFKRHTMFNPPGSQKTEGTDRQTMKIADRQERLDQLIRNYRVRGHILASLDPLGKKRSTPAELMPEFYDFSERDYDRIFSTSTFGGPSQRTLREMIQWLKNTYCRSIGAQFMHIDSLRVRKWLQDRMESTANFLKFERPEALRILRRLTDSVVFEEFIQKKYVGLKSFSLEGAESLIPLLDLAVEKAGEQGVDEIVFGMAHRGRLNVLTNIMGKKPREIFREYEDSVPEMSVGRGDVKYHLGYSSDWMTESGHNVHLTLCFNPSHLEFVNPVAMGRMRAKQDRWQNIDRTKGMVLLIHGDAAFAGEGVVQESLNLSELKGYRTGGTIHVVVNNQIGFTTDPAQSRSSTYATDVAKMLQIPIFHVNGEDPEAVAQVVRLAMDFRKEFHRDVVIDMYCYRRRGHNEGDEPSFTQPLMYDIINNRPSVRDSFLQRMLERKSVTQEDGDRLQEESITHLESELAAARVDNYPHTVELPAGIWAGYRGGEELPADQIDTGVPEESLINLLLKQTEFPEGFTPHKKIQRLLRIRREMAEGERKLDWGAAESLAFASLLTEGYRIRVSGQDAQRGTFSHRHAVIHDVKTGKKYTPLKHLVAGQGPVEFVNSPLSEAGVLGFDYGYSLDCPDGLIVWEAQFGDFCNAAQVIIDQFIVSAEDKWQRYSGIVMLLPHGFEGQGPEHSSARYERFLQMAAENNIQIAVPTTPDQFFHLLRRQMIRKWRKPLIVMTPKSLLRHHDAVSSFSSMSSGSFFKVIANTTDIEPQQVTRILLCTGKIYYDLNEHRKQAERDDIAIIRMEQLYPIPKAELEEALAPYPEGTPVYWVQEEPENMGAWQFIYCRFKGNLFGRHPLQGVYRQASASPATGSSRSHQFEQEMLISESFR is encoded by the coding sequence ATGTTAGATAAACCAGATGCAGTTTCATCCCACTTTGACGACAATGGACACTATGAGAGTCAGTTGCCGGAAGAGTTAGTTAACGAAATCAGCTCGGAATCGTTAACGTTCGTTGAAGAGCTGTATGCGAGCTATTTGAAGTCGCCAGGCTCCGTCTCGCAGGAATGGCAGGATTTCTTCGCCCGGTTCCCTCACAAAATCACGCGTAAGCAAAGACCAGGCTTTGGGCCTTCCTTCAAACGTCATACGATGTTCAATCCTCCCGGATCGCAAAAAACGGAAGGAACGGATCGCCAGACAATGAAAATTGCTGATCGACAGGAACGTCTCGATCAGCTGATTCGAAATTATCGAGTCCGGGGACACATTCTGGCATCGCTTGATCCATTGGGGAAAAAACGGTCCACACCTGCCGAGTTAATGCCCGAGTTCTATGATTTTTCCGAACGGGACTATGACCGGATTTTCTCCACATCCACCTTTGGAGGGCCCTCGCAGCGTACGTTGCGAGAAATGATCCAATGGTTAAAGAACACCTACTGCCGATCCATTGGTGCCCAGTTCATGCACATCGACAGTTTGCGCGTTCGCAAGTGGCTGCAAGACCGGATGGAAAGCACCGCGAACTTTCTCAAGTTCGAACGTCCCGAAGCACTGCGGATTTTACGTCGTTTAACAGATTCGGTGGTATTTGAAGAGTTCATTCAGAAGAAATATGTCGGCTTGAAAAGCTTCTCACTGGAAGGAGCAGAAAGCCTGATTCCCCTGCTGGATCTTGCCGTTGAAAAGGCGGGTGAGCAAGGTGTCGATGAGATCGTGTTCGGCATGGCGCACCGTGGCCGCTTGAATGTGCTAACGAATATCATGGGTAAAAAACCGCGTGAAATCTTTCGAGAATATGAAGACTCTGTTCCCGAAATGAGTGTGGGACGCGGCGATGTCAAATATCACTTGGGATATAGTTCTGACTGGATGACCGAATCAGGGCACAATGTCCATCTGACGCTCTGTTTTAACCCGAGCCATTTGGAGTTTGTGAATCCCGTCGCCATGGGCCGGATGCGGGCCAAGCAGGACCGTTGGCAAAATATTGATCGGACCAAAGGTATGGTCCTGTTGATTCACGGTGATGCGGCTTTTGCAGGTGAGGGCGTGGTTCAGGAGAGCCTGAATCTGAGCGAGTTGAAGGGGTATCGAACCGGCGGAACGATTCATGTCGTCGTGAATAATCAGATCGGTTTCACGACAGACCCGGCACAAAGTCGTTCTTCGACCTACGCGACGGATGTCGCGAAAATGCTGCAGATCCCCATCTTCCACGTGAATGGAGAAGATCCGGAAGCAGTCGCTCAGGTCGTCCGACTGGCAATGGACTTCCGTAAGGAATTCCATCGCGATGTTGTCATCGACATGTATTGCTATCGTCGTCGTGGTCATAATGAAGGGGATGAACCTTCTTTCACTCAGCCATTGATGTATGACATTATTAACAATCGTCCCTCTGTACGCGACAGCTTCCTCCAGCGAATGCTGGAACGCAAGTCAGTCACGCAGGAGGACGGAGACCGCCTCCAGGAAGAGAGTATTACCCACCTGGAATCGGAGTTGGCAGCTGCCCGCGTGGATAATTATCCGCATACCGTGGAACTGCCAGCAGGCATCTGGGCCGGATATCGCGGGGGCGAAGAGCTTCCCGCCGATCAGATCGATACGGGAGTTCCGGAAGAAAGTCTGATCAACCTGTTATTAAAACAGACTGAATTTCCAGAGGGTTTCACACCGCATAAGAAAATTCAGCGGTTACTGCGCATTCGTAGGGAAATGGCAGAAGGTGAGCGTAAATTAGATTGGGGTGCAGCGGAATCTCTAGCCTTTGCTTCCTTATTGACCGAAGGCTATCGGATTCGTGTGAGTGGTCAGGATGCACAACGTGGTACATTCAGTCACCGCCATGCCGTGATACATGATGTCAAAACCGGGAAAAAATATACGCCACTCAAACATCTGGTGGCAGGGCAGGGACCGGTCGAGTTTGTCAACAGCCCGCTTTCGGAAGCGGGCGTACTCGGTTTCGATTATGGTTACAGTTTAGACTGTCCCGATGGTCTGATTGTCTGGGAAGCCCAGTTCGGTGATTTCTGTAATGCAGCCCAGGTGATTATCGATCAGTTTATCGTCAGTGCCGAAGATAAATGGCAGCGTTACAGTGGCATCGTGATGCTCTTGCCACACGGATTCGAAGGGCAGGGACCAGAACACTCCAGTGCGCGATATGAACGATTTTTGCAGATGGCTGCGGAAAACAACATTCAAATCGCAGTTCCCACAACGCCCGATCAATTCTTCCACTTGCTCAGACGTCAGATGATTCGCAAATGGCGCAAGCCACTCATTGTGATGACGCCCAAAAGTCTACTGCGCCATCATGACGCCGTCTCCAGCTTTTCTTCAATGAGTTCGGGATCATTTTTCAAGGTCATTGCCAACACGACAGACATTGAACCTCAACAGGTCACCCGGATTTTACTGTGCACCGGAAAGATCTATTACGATTTGAATGAGCATCGAAAACAGGCAGAACGCGATGATATAGCCATTATTCGGATGGAGCAACTCTATCCGATTCCCAAAGCTGAGCTTGAAGAGGCGTTAGCGCCTTATCCGGAAGGAACTCCCGTGTACTGGGTCCAGGAAGAACCGGAAAACATGGGAGCCTGGCAATTCATCTATTGTCGCTTTAAAGGAAATCTGTTTGGCCGCCATCCTCTGCAGGGCGTCTATCGTCAGGCAAGTGCCAGCCCAGCGACTGGGTCCAGCAGGAGCCACCAGTTCGAGCAGGAAATGCTGATCTCAGAAAGTTTCCGCTAA
- a CDS encoding DUF3467 domain-containing protein, translating to MSAKKDEKSAEATTEAAGQAPAQQQQQVKVNDDNVAASYANFCRVSSTPEELILDLGLNPQPLDPANTEINVGQRIILNHYTAKRLLSALSMALQRHEQAFGVLETDIRKRVVQKS from the coding sequence GTGAGTGCTAAGAAAGATGAAAAATCAGCTGAAGCTACAACAGAAGCAGCAGGACAGGCGCCAGCTCAACAACAGCAGCAGGTGAAGGTGAACGACGACAACGTCGCAGCCAGCTATGCTAACTTCTGCCGCGTTTCCAGTACTCCAGAAGAATTGATTCTGGACCTGGGTTTAAATCCACAGCCTCTTGATCCTGCGAATACTGAGATCAACGTTGGCCAGCGGATTATTCTGAATCACTACACCGCCAAGCGACTGCTGAGTGCACTTTCAATGGCACTGCAACGTCACGAACAGGCATTCGGAGTTCTGGAAACAGACATTCGTAAACGTGTTGTTCAGAAGTCATAG